ACCAGTTTGCGTCGCGTCATCATCGTCTCCCTGTATGTCCCTGCGATAGCCACCACCGCCGCTTGATGCCACCGCGCACGCGCCGTAAAGCACCGGCCTTCGCATCAAAGACCGGGTTCCCCGCCTCCATGCTCAGTTCCATTCGCCGCATCATCTATTCGCGTGTCGGCGTGATCGTCACCTTCGGCATCCTGATCGTCATCGCGATCGCCTTCGCGGCGGGCGACGTGACCGGGATGGCGTCCTCCGGGGGCGGGCTGTTCGGCAAGCCGCTGGCCAGCGTCGACGGCCAGAGCATCACCGCGGAGGAGCTGCGCAAGCGGGCGCAGGACGAGCTGCGGGCCGCCCGGCAGCGGCAGCCCGACATCGACATGGCGCAGTTCGTGGCGCAGGGCGGGGTGGAGTCGCTCGTGACCCGCGCGCTCAGCGGGCTCTCGCTCGACACCTTCGGGCAGGATCAGGGGATGCGCGTCAGCCGCGCGCTGGTGGGCAGCGAGCTGCGCAACATCCCGGCCTTCGCCGGCCCGACCGGACAGTTCGACCAGCGCGCCTATGAGCAGTTGCTCGCGCAGCAGGGACTCACCGATGCGCAGGTGCAGGCCGATATCGCGCGCGAGACGATGGCGCAGTTCCTGATGGTCCCCACCGTCGGTGCGGGCCAGGTACCGCAGCAGGTCGCCCTGCCCTACGCCTCGCTGCTGCTGGAGCGCCGCGCGGGGCAGGTCGCGCTGATCCCCTATGCCGCGATGGCGGGCGGTGCGGCGCCGAGCGATGCGGAAATCCGGCAATTCTACCAGAAGAACGTGGCGCGCTACACGATCCCGGAGCGGCGCGTGATGCGCTACGCGATCGTCGGCCCGCAGCAGGTCGCCGCGAGCGTCGCGCCGAGCGATGCGGAGATCGCGCAGGCCTATAACGCCGCCAGGGCCACCTATGCCGCGCGCGAGCAGCGCGACGTCGCGGTCGTCACCGTCCTCGACCAGAAGGCGGCGCAGGCGCTGGCCGACAAGGTCAAGGCCGGAACCCCGATCGCCGCCGCCGCCAGGGCCGCGGGGCTGAAGGCGCGCACCATCGCCAGGGCGGAGCGCGCCGCGCTCGCCGCGCAGGCCTCGCCCGCGGTCGCCGATGCGCTGTTCGCCGCGCCCAAGGGGGGCGTGGTCGGGCCCGTGCGCGGCGCGATCGGCTTCGTCGTCGGCAAGGTCGACGGCGTGACGCAGGTGCCCGGCAAGACGCTGGCGCAGGCGCGGGACGAGATCGCCGCTACGCTGCGCACGCAGAAGGCGAACGACGCGATCGGCCGCATCCGCGACAAGGTCGACGATTCGCTCGCCGACAACGCGAACATCAACGAGGTCGTCGCCGATCAGAAGCTGACCGCGCAGACTACCGCGCCGTTGCTCGCGACCGGCGTGGATCCCTCCAGGCCCGCGGCGCAGCCCGACCCGGCGCTCGCACCGATCGTCCAGGCCGGTTTCGCGGCCGAGGAGGGCGACACCCCCACCACCGTCCCGCTCGGCAACGACGGCAGCTTCGCGATCGTCGGGCTCGACCGCATCGTCCGCGCCGCGCCCATTCCGCTGGCGCAGGTGCGCGACAAGGTCGTCGCCGACTGGCGCACCGATCGCGCGCGCACCGCCGTCCGCGCCGCGGCCCGCACGATCGTCGCGAAGGTCAATGCCGGCACGCCGCTGGCCGCCGCGCTGGCGCAGTCCGGCGTGAAGGGTCCGCCGGTGCAGACCGTCGACGCCACCCGTTCGCAGATCGATCCGCAGCGTCCCAATCCGGTGCTGGCGCTGCTGTTCGCGATGAGGCCGGGCACCGCGCGCATGCTCGAATCGCCCGAGGCGCAGGGCATGCTGATCGCCCGGCTGGAGCGGGTGACCCCCGGCGATGCCGCGAAGCAACCCGCCGCGGTCGCCGCCACGCGCGCCGATCTGGGTCGCGTCGTCGGTCGCGAATATGCCGAGCAGTTCGCCCGCGCCATCACCGCCTTCCAGGGCGCCAGGCGCAACCAGGGCGCGATCGATCAGCTGAAGAAGGACCTGGTCGGTGGCGGAGCGCAATAACGCCGACGCGATCACCGCGCTCGACGCCGGTCGGCCGGCGCTCGTCTGGCGCCGGCGCATCGCCGATACGGAAACGCCGGTCGCCGCCGCCCTCAAGCTCATCGAACCGGGCCGCGGCGATTTCCTGCTGGAATCGGTGGAGGGCGGCGCGGTCCGCGGGCGGCACAGCCTGATCGGCCTCGCCCCCGATCTGGTGCTCCGCGCCAACGGCAACCGGGCCGAGATCAACACCCGCTGGCTCGACGATCGCGACGCCTTCGTCCCCGCCACGTCCCCGACGCTCGACGCGCTGCGCGATCTGGTCGCGTCGTGCCGGATGGACGTCGCCCCCGAGTTGCCGCGCGCGCTGGCGTGCCTCGTCGGCTATTTCGGGTACGAGACGATCGGGCTGGTCGAGAAGCTGCCGCAACCCGCGACCGACGCGCTCGGGCTGCCGGACATGATGTTCGTCCGGCCCACCGTCATCCTCGTCTTCGACCGGCTGGCCGACGCGCTGTTCCTCGTCGCGCCGGTGTGGCCCGACGCGGCCCGCTCGGCCGCGGCGATCGTCGCCGCGGCAGAGGAACGGCTCGACACCGTCGAGGCGCGTCTGACCTCCGCTGCGCTGCCGCCGCGCGCGCGGATGGATGCAACCACCGACCTGGCGCTCGCTCCCGTCCTGCCGGCGGGCCGCTACGGCGAAATGGTCGCGGCGGCAAAGGAATATATCGCGGCGGGCGACATCTTTCAGGTCGTGCTGGCGCAGCGCTTCACCGCACCCTTCCCGCTCCCGGCGTTCGAGCTGTACCGCGCGCTGCGGCGGATCAACCCGTCGCCGTTCCTCTACCATCTCGACCTCCCCGGCTTCGCGCTGACCGGCTCCAGCCCGGAAATCCTGGTCCGCGCGCGCGACGGCGAGGTGACGATCCGACCGATCGCCGGCACCCGCCCGCGCGGACGCAATGCGGTGGAGGATGCGGCCAACCGCGATTCGCTGCTCGCCGATCCGAAGGAGCGCGCCGAGCACCTGATGCTGCTCGACCTCGGCCGCAACGACGTCGGCCGCGTCGCCGCAGCCGGCACGGTGCAGGTCACCGACAGCTACACGATCGAATTCTACAGCCACGTCATGCACATCGTGTCGAACGTCGTGGGCCGGCTCGACCCGAGGCACGACGCGATCGACGCGCTGTTCGCGGGCTTCCCCGCCGGCACCGTCAGCGGCGCGCCGAAGGTCCGCGCGTGCCAGATCATCGCCGAGTTGGAGCCGGAAAAGCGCGGCGCCTACGCCGGCTGCGTCGGCTATTTCTCGCCCGACGGGTCGATGGATTCCTGCATCGTCCTGCGCACCGCGGTGGTGAAGGACGGTCGAATCCACGTCCAGGCCGGCGCCGGCATCGTCGCCGACAGCGATCCGGCATCGGAACAGCGCGAGTGCGAGGCGAAGTCCGGCGCGCTCCAGGCCGCCGCGCGCGAGGCGATCGTGCAGGCCAGCGCCGCGGGTTTCGGTCAGTAACGGACCGTCGTTGCGAGCGTCGCGAAGCAATCCAGGGCGTCCTGATCCGGCGCCGGATCGCTTCGCTACGCTCGCGATGACTCAATCACCGCATCGACGCGATCACCGCATCCGCCGCCCGAGCAGCACCATCAGCAATCCGGCGACCGCCAGCGCGGCGCCGTAATCCGCCCATACCCGCTGGTCGAGCATGAAGCTCGATTGGGGCCAGTGGACATACCCCAGCCCCTGCCCGATCCACAGCAACCCGGTGAGCGTCAGCATGACGCCCACCGCGATCAGGATCGGGCGGAGCCGCCGCACGCCTCAGCGCTGCGCGACGGGGACGTAGGGGCGCTGCGTCGGGCCGGTGTACAGCTGACGCGGACGGCCGATCTTCTGGTCGGGATCGGTAATCATCTCGTTCCACTGCGCCACCCAGCCGACCGTGCGCGCCAGCGCGAACAGCACGGTGAACATGCTGGTCGGGAAGCCGATTGCCGACAGGATCACGCCGGAATAGAAATCGACGTTCGGGAACAGCTTCTTCTCGACGAAATATTCGTCATTCAGCGCGATCTCTTCCAGTCGCAGCGCCGTCTCGAACAGCGGATCCTGCACGTTCAGCGCCTCGAACACCTCGCGCACCGTCTTCTGCATCACGGTCGCGCGCGGATCGTAGTTCTTGTAGACGCGGTGTCCGAAGCCCATCAGGCGGAACGGGTCGTTCTTGTCCTTGGCGCGCGCGATATATTCCGGGATCTTGTCCGGCGTGCCGATCTCGCGCAGCATGTTGAGCGCCGCCTCGTTCGCGCCGCCATGCGCCGGTCCCCACAGGCACGCGATGCCGGCCGCGATGCACGCGAACGGATTGGCGCCCGACGAACCCGCCAGACG
The sequence above is drawn from the Sphingomonas adhaesiva genome and encodes:
- a CDS encoding peptidylprolyl isomerase produces the protein MLSSIRRIIYSRVGVIVTFGILIVIAIAFAAGDVTGMASSGGGLFGKPLASVDGQSITAEELRKRAQDELRAARQRQPDIDMAQFVAQGGVESLVTRALSGLSLDTFGQDQGMRVSRALVGSELRNIPAFAGPTGQFDQRAYEQLLAQQGLTDAQVQADIARETMAQFLMVPTVGAGQVPQQVALPYASLLLERRAGQVALIPYAAMAGGAAPSDAEIRQFYQKNVARYTIPERRVMRYAIVGPQQVAASVAPSDAEIAQAYNAARATYAAREQRDVAVVTVLDQKAAQALADKVKAGTPIAAAARAAGLKARTIARAERAALAAQASPAVADALFAAPKGGVVGPVRGAIGFVVGKVDGVTQVPGKTLAQARDEIAATLRTQKANDAIGRIRDKVDDSLADNANINEVVADQKLTAQTTAPLLATGVDPSRPAAQPDPALAPIVQAGFAAEEGDTPTTVPLGNDGSFAIVGLDRIVRAAPIPLAQVRDKVVADWRTDRARTAVRAAARTIVAKVNAGTPLAAALAQSGVKGPPVQTVDATRSQIDPQRPNPVLALLFAMRPGTARMLESPEAQGMLIARLERVTPGDAAKQPAAVAATRADLGRVVGREYAEQFARAITAFQGARRNQGAIDQLKKDLVGGGAQ
- the trpE gene encoding anthranilate synthase component I; amino-acid sequence: MAERNNADAITALDAGRPALVWRRRIADTETPVAAALKLIEPGRGDFLLESVEGGAVRGRHSLIGLAPDLVLRANGNRAEINTRWLDDRDAFVPATSPTLDALRDLVASCRMDVAPELPRALACLVGYFGYETIGLVEKLPQPATDALGLPDMMFVRPTVILVFDRLADALFLVAPVWPDAARSAAAIVAAAEERLDTVEARLTSAALPPRARMDATTDLALAPVLPAGRYGEMVAAAKEYIAAGDIFQVVLAQRFTAPFPLPAFELYRALRRINPSPFLYHLDLPGFALTGSSPEILVRARDGEVTIRPIAGTRPRGRNAVEDAANRDSLLADPKERAEHLMLLDLGRNDVGRVAAAGTVQVTDSYTIEFYSHVMHIVSNVVGRLDPRHDAIDALFAGFPAGTVSGAPKVRACQIIAELEPEKRGAYAGCVGYFSPDGSMDSCIVLRTAVVKDGRIHVQAGAGIVADSDPASEQRECEAKSGALQAAAREAIVQASAAGFGQ